The Brevundimonas vesicularis genome includes the window CGGGGAAGCTCAGCTTCGGGATCGACTGCAGGCCGCCTTCGGTGATGGCGCGCGCGCCGTAGGAGATGCGTGTTCCGCCCTCCAGGTGCTGAGCGATCTCGGGGTGGTGCTTGAAGCGCTGGAACTCGTCGAACGGCGACAGGAACGGGTTCTTGTAGTTCAGGTGAACCACGTAGCCGACGGCCACGTAGCGATCGCCGAAGTGATACAGGAAGCTGCCGCCGCCGGTGTGTTCGTCCAGCGGCCAGCCGGTGGTGTGCTGGGCCAGGCCGGGCTGGTGCTTGTCGGCCGGCACCTGCCACAACTCCTTCAGGCCGATCCCGTATTTCTGGGGCGACTTGCCGTTCTGAAGCTTGTGCTTGGCGATGATGGTCTTGGCCAGGGAGCCGCGCACGCCCTCGGCGATGAAGACGTATTTGCCGTGCAGTTCGATGCCGGGCTGGAAGTCGCCGGTCGGCTTGCCCTCGCGGTCGATGCCGAAGACGCCGGCGACGACGCCCTTCACCTGACCCGTCTCTTCTTCCCAGACGACGTGGCTGGCGGCCATGCCGGGATAGACCTCGACGCCCAGGGCCTCGGCCTGCTCGCCCAGCCAGCGCGTGACGTTGCCCAACGAGGCGATGTAGCAGCCGTGATTGTGCATGAAGGGCGGCATCAGCGGCATCGGCAGCGACGCCGACCCCTGCGGGCCCAGCAGCAGGAACTTGTCCTTCGTGACCGGCGTCTCCAGCGGCGCGCCGCGTTCCTTCCAGTCGGGGAACAGCTCGTTCAGCGCCTTGGGATCGATGACCGCGCCCGACAGGATGTGGCCGCCGACCTCGGCCGCCTTTTCCAGAACGGCGACGGTGATCTCCTTGCCGTCCTTTTCCGCGCGCTGCTTCAGGCGGATGGCCGCCGACAGGCCGGCCGGGCCGCCGCCGACGATCACGACATCATATTCCATGATCTCGCGCTCGACGCCGTTCAGCGCCTCCAGCGGCGGCAGATTGTCGATGATGGCGTCCTGACGGGCGTTTTCCGCACCGCCTTCGATGGCGTCTTCAGCCATGGTTTCCCCTGAATCCCGGTTATCTGTGTGGTTATGCCGCTTATCGGAAGGTGACGCGAGGGCGGTCAAGGCTTATCGGTGGTCCGACACATGAACGCGCAACCCCATGACATCGCTGCAGTCGAAAGCCTGCTCGCCTTCTGGCGGGATGCGGGGGTCGACGCCTGCTATGGCGATGCGCCCGTCGATCACACCCATGTCGCCCCGCCGCCGGCCGTAAAGGCGGTGCAGAGGGCGACGGCCTCGGTCGTCATGCCCCTGGCCGGCGTCAACGCCGATGACGCCCTCGCCGAGGCGCGGCGGCTGGCCGCAGGCGCCGCGACGCTTCAGGATCTGGCGGCGGCGGTCGCGGCGTTTGAGGGCTGTCCGCTGCGCGGCATGGGCGCAACGCAATCGGTGTTCGGACGCGGCAACCCCAACGCCTCGGTTCTGATCGTCGGCGAAGGTCCCGGCGGCGATGAGGATCGGGCGGGGCAACCCTTCGTGGGCAAGGCCGGGCAGTTGCTGGACCGGATGCTGGCGGCGGCGGGCCTGACTGACAAGGTGTTCATCACCAACACGGTCTTCTGGCGTCCGCCCGGCAACCGCACCCCCAGCCCGCAGGAACAGGCGGTGTGCGCGCCCTTCGTCGAGCGCGCCTTCGCCCTGCTGAAGCCCAAGGCCGTGCTGCTTCTGGGCGCAGCCTCGGCCAAGTCGGTGCTCGGCGCCGAGGAAGGCATCATGAAGCTGCGCGGCAACTGGAAGGAATGGCGCCTGCTGGAAGGGGCGGTGTCGGCGCCCGTTATGCCGACCCTGCATCCCGCCTTTCTGCTCCGTCAGCCACAAGCGAAACGACAGGTGTGGAGCGACCTGCTTTCGCTGGCCGTTCGCCTTGAAACGGACTCGGTTGAAGAACAAGGCTAATCGCGGCATGTTCGC containing:
- a CDS encoding electron transfer flavoprotein-ubiquinone oxidoreductase; this translates as MEYDVVIVGGGPAGLSAAIRLKQRAEKDGKEITVAVLEKAAEVGGHILSGAVIDPKALNELFPDWKERGAPLETPVTKDKFLLLGPQGSASLPMPLMPPFMHNHGCYIASLGNVTRWLGEQAEALGVEVYPGMAASHVVWEEETGQVKGVVAGVFGIDREGKPTGDFQPGIELHGKYVFIAEGVRGSLAKTIIAKHKLQNGKSPQKYGIGLKELWQVPADKHQPGLAQHTTGWPLDEHTGGGSFLYHFGDRYVAVGYVVHLNYKNPFLSPFDEFQRFKHHPEIAQHLEGGTRISYGARAITEGGLQSIPKLSFPGGVLIGCSAGFVNVPRIKGSHNAMKTGMLAADAAYEAVQAGRAGDELVEYQTAFEKSWVYKELSVVRNAKPLLSKFGTTLGGALGMFDMWCRTLFGGLSPIPTLKHEKTDAASTGLAADHKAIAYPKPDGKLSFDKLSSVFISNTNHAEDQPAHLKLLDPSIPIRVNLPKYGEPARLYCPAGVYEVVYGDEAAKADPRFVINAQNCVHCKTCDIKDPSQNIVWTTPEGGGGPNYPNM
- a CDS encoding uracil-DNA glycosylase; the protein is MNAQPHDIAAVESLLAFWRDAGVDACYGDAPVDHTHVAPPPAVKAVQRATASVVMPLAGVNADDALAEARRLAAGAATLQDLAAAVAAFEGCPLRGMGATQSVFGRGNPNASVLIVGEGPGGDEDRAGQPFVGKAGQLLDRMLAAAGLTDKVFITNTVFWRPPGNRTPSPQEQAVCAPFVERAFALLKPKAVLLLGAASAKSVLGAEEGIMKLRGNWKEWRLLEGAVSAPVMPTLHPAFLLRQPQAKRQVWSDLLSLAVRLETDSVEEQG